Proteins from a genomic interval of Syntrophobacterales bacterium:
- a CDS encoding amidohydrolase family protein: MIKKNLKDLKGLIQVSLGESPPDLVIRDASILDVFSGTFFRGHIEVYKSWIAFVGDKAPYTGDKTVVVDGRGKTAVPGYVDAHGHTDLFYNPSAFADAAVTRGGTTVFSDAVDMVNSIGVSGFVEVLKANDGFALKYLWSFPAVYPSYPEVEGGELYSIDDICKFFSDYRECIAISEVSSYARILKSDDSILEKMLLAKFYGKNIEGHTLGASYDKLNALAAAGITSCHESVTGDDLRNRVRLGLYAMIRHSSIRSDLEELVRAACTLPKDSLMLVSDGILPDDLCEKGYLDFVIREAIGFGLDPVDAIKMTTLNPARYLKQEADIGSIAPGRIADILLLEDISRPTPVKVIERGRVVSEEGKLVVESAPFPITGNRHNPYVFDSVDKDELRIESGGGKELVPVIDLVDKTVTRRFDHVMRRDGDSLLSHREEDIRKALYSRRDKKHWGKGFVRGIGADIGGIALTVAHETHGLLILGFDDDDMALAGNTALAMGGGIVLADKGKILCSLSLPIGATMSSLKVGELARELTKVKRMMARLGSLLADPLLTMSYITSPSIIDLRLTVSGIYDVRKGRIVF; the protein is encoded by the coding sequence ATGATAAAGAAGAACCTCAAAGATTTGAAAGGGCTGATACAAGTCTCTCTGGGGGAAAGTCCACCTGATTTGGTGATAAGAGACGCGAGTATACTCGACGTCTTCAGCGGGACATTTTTCAGGGGACACATTGAGGTCTATAAAAGCTGGATAGCCTTTGTGGGAGATAAGGCCCCATATACGGGAGACAAAACGGTCGTTGTGGACGGAAGGGGAAAGACAGCGGTACCGGGGTATGTGGATGCTCATGGACATACGGACCTTTTCTATAATCCGTCGGCCTTTGCGGATGCAGCCGTAACAAGGGGAGGCACTACCGTCTTTTCCGATGCCGTGGATATGGTCAATTCCATAGGCGTCTCCGGTTTCGTCGAGGTCTTAAAGGCAAATGACGGGTTTGCCCTTAAATACCTGTGGAGTTTTCCGGCTGTCTATCCTTCCTACCCGGAAGTGGAAGGCGGGGAACTCTATTCGATAGACGATATATGCAAATTTTTTTCGGACTACAGGGAATGTATCGCCATAAGCGAGGTGTCCTCATACGCAAGGATACTGAAGAGTGACGACAGTATCTTGGAAAAGATGCTCTTAGCGAAATTTTACGGCAAAAATATCGAAGGCCATACCCTGGGCGCCTCCTATGACAAATTGAATGCCCTTGCGGCGGCTGGCATTACCTCATGCCACGAGTCGGTAACAGGGGACGACTTGAGAAACAGGGTAAGGCTTGGCCTCTATGCCATGATCCGGCACAGTTCCATAAGGAGCGACCTTGAGGAACTGGTAAGGGCCGCATGTACGCTGCCTAAAGATTCCCTCATGTTAGTATCGGATGGCATCTTACCTGACGACCTGTGTGAAAAAGGTTACCTTGACTTCGTGATACGAGAGGCAATAGGGTTTGGTCTTGATCCTGTGGACGCCATAAAGATGACCACGTTGAATCCGGCTCGCTACCTCAAACAGGAGGCAGATATAGGGAGCATTGCCCCCGGAAGGATTGCCGACATCCTGCTCCTTGAAGATATAAGCCGCCCCACGCCGGTTAAGGTGATAGAGAGGGGCAGGGTCGTCTCCGAAGAGGGAAAGCTCGTCGTCGAATCAGCGCCCTTTCCCATCACAGGGAACAGACACAACCCATACGTATTTGACAGTGTGGACAAAGACGAGCTCAGGATAGAGTCCGGCGGAGGCAAAGAACTGGTCCCTGTAATAGATTTAGTCGATAAGACGGTCACGAGAAGGTTTGATCACGTCATGCGCAGGGATGGGGACTCTCTGCTTTCCCACAGAGAGGAAGATATAAGAAAGGCCCTTTACTCAAGGAGAGACAAGAAACACTGGGGGAAGGGGTTTGTGAGGGGCATCGGGGCAGACATCGGCGGGATTGCGCTCACCGTCGCCCATGAGACCCATGGACTCCTCATCCTCGGTTTCGACGACGACGATATGGCTCTTGCGGGAAACACGGCCCTTGCAATGGGCGGAGGTATAGTCCTTGCCGACAAGGGAAAGATACTCTGCAGTCTGTCTCTGCCTATAGGGGCCACAATGTCGTCTTTGAAGGTGGGAGAACTTGCACGGGAGCTGACCAAAGTGAAAAGGATGATGGCGCGCCTTGGAAGCCTTCTTGCCGACCCGCTTCTCACTATGAGCTACATTACTTCACCCTCTATTATCGATCTCAGGCTTACCGTCTCTGGCATCTATGACGTAAGGAAAGGCAGAATCGTATTTTGA
- a CDS encoding PBP1A family penicillin-binding protein, translating into MKKKNQKKRKNKNKTRKVLHYLVFLLAFSVLFLIVGSYLYLINDIPTVAALKDLRNRPVSTVYGTNNEVVYLLVPDNRIFVKYEKMPKYVKDAFLAAEDAEFFSHGGIYPQGILRALAKDIIYGRMAQGGSTITQQVIKSLVLGPEKSIFRKIREAILAHRLEHYCTKKEILNLYLNNIYMGHGVYGIEAASQVYFGKHAGNLTKSEAALLAGLVAAPSRYSPKKHPGGARIRQEYVIGQMYAKGFIDEKRKNEMLSEKIHIREDHGVFGESYFKDYIYKYLEDKYGRGILSRKQLKIYTTVDGSLQKLGEEAVKRGLNLYEQRKGDYAIQYHLAKRKWDDFQKVSDRDLKLEGLQTGKTYNILVSEKIKDGYAVFAGRSKGVMFIDVFPFKPGDIIRGVYAGPDKHKGHTFQPVKSLNVEAALLCMDVETGYVRAMVGGRDFDRSPYNRAISAKIQAGSAFKPFIYLTALKKGYELDSIIPDTPKAYTLRAGKTWTPRNYDGRYDGQITVRDAVAYSKNAATVRLLEEVGIGALKENLKALGINEDVPNNLSVALGSSNLTLLDLVKGFSVFANGGRRVKPLFVIRVEDSKGNALEENWVVKERVISEEIALKMNMLLKGPVEYGTAKGVASRLGYPLAGKTGTTTNYYDALFVGYSPHIATGVWVGFDSRTSLGKGESGARVCLPIWMHFMGSALRRWAPDDFGITMPETETTDSQEPPPLGSAPAPSPDNSPINPVPHL; encoded by the coding sequence TTGAAAAAGAAAAACCAAAAAAAGAGGAAGAATAAGAATAAGACAAGAAAGGTGCTACATTATCTTGTCTTTCTTCTGGCCTTTTCCGTTCTCTTCCTTATAGTAGGCTCGTATCTTTATCTCATAAACGACATCCCGACGGTCGCCGCGCTCAAGGACCTCCGAAACAGGCCCGTAAGTACCGTCTATGGAACAAACAACGAGGTCGTCTACCTTCTTGTTCCCGATAACAGGATATTCGTAAAATATGAAAAAATGCCGAAATACGTGAAGGACGCTTTTCTCGCGGCGGAAGACGCCGAGTTCTTCAGCCACGGAGGAATTTACCCCCAGGGGATATTGAGGGCCCTTGCAAAGGACATCATATATGGGCGAATGGCCCAAGGCGGGAGCACAATCACTCAGCAGGTCATCAAATCTCTCGTTCTTGGCCCCGAGAAGAGCATATTCAGGAAGATCAGGGAAGCCATTCTGGCACATCGGCTTGAGCATTATTGTACAAAAAAGGAAATTCTTAATCTTTATCTGAACAACATCTACATGGGCCATGGGGTTTATGGCATAGAAGCGGCCTCTCAGGTATATTTCGGGAAACACGCGGGAAACCTCACAAAATCGGAGGCGGCGCTCCTGGCAGGTTTGGTGGCAGCACCATCCAGATATTCGCCCAAGAAACACCCGGGAGGCGCGAGGATCAGGCAGGAATACGTGATCGGCCAGATGTACGCAAAAGGCTTCATTGATGAGAAAAGGAAGAATGAGATGCTCTCCGAGAAAATACATATCAGAGAAGACCATGGCGTCTTCGGTGAGAGCTATTTCAAGGATTATATCTATAAATATCTGGAAGACAAATACGGGAGAGGTATATTGTCCCGAAAGCAGCTCAAAATATACACCACAGTGGATGGCAGCCTTCAAAAACTCGGCGAAGAGGCGGTAAAGCGCGGTCTCAACCTGTATGAACAGAGAAAGGGCGACTATGCAATCCAGTACCACCTCGCTAAGAGAAAATGGGATGATTTCCAAAAGGTGAGCGACAGAGACCTTAAACTCGAAGGACTTCAGACGGGCAAAACCTACAACATTCTCGTGTCGGAAAAGATAAAGGACGGCTACGCAGTCTTCGCAGGCCGGAGCAAAGGCGTCATGTTCATAGATGTCTTTCCTTTCAAGCCCGGAGACATAATAAGGGGCGTATATGCCGGACCGGACAAACATAAGGGTCATACGTTTCAACCCGTGAAGAGCCTGAATGTGGAAGCGGCCCTTCTCTGTATGGATGTGGAGACAGGTTATGTGCGGGCTATGGTGGGGGGGAGAGACTTCGACAGGAGTCCTTACAACAGGGCTATTTCGGCAAAAATTCAGGCGGGAAGCGCCTTCAAACCATTCATCTACCTTACCGCTCTTAAAAAAGGCTACGAGCTTGACTCAATAATCCCGGATACGCCCAAGGCATACACCTTAAGGGCCGGAAAAACGTGGACGCCGCGAAACTACGACGGCAGATACGATGGGCAGATCACGGTCAGGGATGCAGTGGCTTATTCCAAGAATGCGGCCACGGTGAGACTCCTTGAGGAGGTAGGGATAGGCGCGCTCAAGGAAAACCTGAAGGCTTTAGGTATAAACGAGGATGTGCCGAATAACCTTTCCGTGGCCTTGGGATCATCAAACTTGACGCTCCTTGACCTTGTGAAGGGTTTTTCGGTTTTTGCGAACGGCGGCCGCAGGGTAAAGCCTCTTTTTGTAATACGGGTGGAGGATTCTAAAGGCAATGCGCTTGAAGAGAACTGGGTCGTTAAGGAGCGGGTGATATCTGAGGAGATCGCCCTTAAGATGAACATGCTGCTGAAAGGGCCTGTGGAGTACGGGACCGCTAAAGGCGTGGCGTCAAGGCTCGGCTACCCCTTAGCCGGAAAGACGGGAACCACGACCAACTATTATGACGCACTGTTCGTAGGCTACTCGCCACACATCGCCACGGGCGTGTGGGTTGGTTTCGACTCAAGGACATCACTGGGTAAAGGAGAGAGCGGAGCGCGCGTCTGCCTGCCCATATGGATGCACTTTATGGGTTCCGCCCTTAGACGGTGGGCCCCGGACGATTTCGGAATAACCATGCCGGAAACAGAGACCACGGATTCTCAAGAACCTCCTCCACTTGGCAGCGCCCCCGCCCCATCGCCGGATAATTCGCCGATCAACCCAGTCCCGCACTTATAA
- a CDS encoding S41 family peptidase — protein sequence MNKKTKAFLSLVFVCIFILGFYFGAQGRKIAMEGDDDKEMYEYLKTFSDVIDLIKKSYVEPVKDKEMIYSAIKGILESLDPHSSFLPPDMYKDMQTETKGEFGGIGIEITVKDGFPTVITPIEDTPAYKAGLKAGDQIIRIDNKPAKNMSIMDVVKIIRGQKGKPVVLTIFREGFQAPKEFTVVRDVIQVKSVKYRMLEDNYGYIRIVQFQEKTSKDLDGALKDLEKQAKTPLKGIVLDLRNDPGGLLEQAVEVTDRFLEDGLIVYIEGRKKEENKLKFFAHKTNTDYKGAMVILVNEGSASASEIVAAALQDYKRAIIVGKKTFGKGSVQTIFPFADGSAVRLTTAKYYTPKGRSIQGEGVTPDILVDANITRGKDKITPITEKDLFEKAATPDKNLKKNQEEKEGNDNVKLNDIKNSDEDDFQLHMGLQILKGWEALRGK from the coding sequence ATGAATAAAAAGACCAAGGCATTTTTGAGTCTGGTATTTGTCTGTATTTTTATCCTTGGATTCTATTTTGGGGCCCAGGGAAGAAAGATCGCCATGGAAGGCGATGACGACAAGGAAATGTACGAGTATCTGAAGACATTCTCCGACGTCATTGATCTTATCAAAAAGAGTTACGTGGAACCGGTAAAAGACAAAGAAATGATCTATTCCGCGATAAAGGGTATTCTCGAATCCTTAGACCCCCATTCCTCTTTCCTGCCTCCGGACATGTACAAAGACATGCAGACGGAGACAAAAGGTGAATTCGGGGGCATTGGCATTGAGATCACCGTCAAGGACGGTTTCCCCACGGTTATTACGCCAATCGAAGACACCCCGGCGTACAAGGCGGGCCTGAAGGCGGGAGACCAGATCATCAGGATCGACAATAAGCCGGCCAAGAACATGAGTATAATGGATGTCGTCAAGATCATTAGAGGACAGAAAGGCAAACCGGTGGTGCTCACCATATTCAGGGAGGGTTTTCAGGCGCCTAAGGAATTTACCGTGGTGAGAGACGTGATCCAGGTGAAAAGCGTAAAATACCGGATGCTGGAAGATAACTACGGGTACATCAGAATTGTCCAGTTTCAGGAGAAGACCTCAAAAGACCTTGATGGGGCATTGAAGGATCTTGAGAAACAGGCAAAGACCCCCCTAAAAGGGATTGTGCTTGATCTAAGAAACGATCCCGGCGGCCTCCTTGAGCAGGCCGTAGAGGTTACGGACAGGTTCCTTGAGGACGGGCTGATTGTCTACATTGAGGGGAGGAAGAAAGAAGAGAACAAATTGAAATTCTTTGCCCATAAGACAAATACGGACTACAAGGGCGCTATGGTGATCCTCGTAAACGAGGGAAGCGCAAGCGCATCCGAAATTGTCGCCGCCGCCCTACAGGACTACAAGAGGGCCATTATCGTAGGAAAAAAGACCTTTGGAAAAGGCTCGGTTCAGACGATTTTCCCCTTTGCGGACGGCTCGGCGGTACGGCTCACCACAGCAAAGTACTACACGCCCAAGGGCAGGTCAATCCAAGGTGAGGGTGTGACCCCTGATATATTGGTTGACGCCAACATAACGAGGGGAAAGGACAAAATAACCCCTATTACTGAAAAGGATCTCTTCGAAAAAGCCGCTACGCCCGACAAGAATCTGAAGAAGAACCAGGAAGAGAAAGAAGGGAACGACAACGTGAAGCTGAACGATATCAAAAATTCAGATGAAGATGACTTCCAGCTTCATATGGGCCTTCAGATACTGAAGGGATGGGAGGCGCTCCGGGGAAAATAA
- the mnmA gene encoding tRNA 2-thiouridine(34) synthase MnmA, whose amino-acid sequence METVFVAMSGGMDSSFAAYILKQKGYDVVGITYQLLPDFMKDANGQKACCAMETVNRARKVAADLSIRHFVMDLREDFERYVIERFIEEYKAGRTPNPCVLCNKYIKFSSFFRKAMSMGGEKVATGHYAVIEDTPDGPVLKKSRDRLKDQSYFLYPIERDVLRAVLFPLGEEIKGELKEKSHLVHTDYRKVKESQDICFVSGNDYREFLNRFIPLRKGPAYFTDGTLLGYHEGTHLYTLGQRKGLGIPFREPLYVVEIRSEENTLILGTKGHLNGRRLVAGEINLFGPESGQSFGKVRYRQEDVPCAYRISGSAMEVEFDKPIHAITPGQSVVLYQDDIVVAGGVIETVQQEGCAANKC is encoded by the coding sequence ATGGAGACGGTATTTGTGGCAATGAGCGGGGGGATGGACAGCTCCTTTGCGGCCTATATCCTGAAGCAGAAGGGGTACGATGTGGTGGGTATCACCTATCAGCTCCTGCCGGACTTCATGAAAGACGCGAACGGCCAAAAGGCGTGCTGCGCCATGGAGACGGTCAACCGTGCGAGAAAGGTGGCCGCAGACCTTTCTATCCGTCACTTCGTCATGGACTTAAGGGAAGATTTCGAGCGATATGTGATTGAGCGGTTCATTGAGGAGTACAAGGCGGGCCGGACGCCTAACCCGTGCGTTCTCTGTAACAAGTATATCAAATTTTCCTCCTTCTTCCGCAAGGCGATGTCGATGGGAGGCGAAAAGGTGGCCACAGGGCACTATGCCGTCATTGAGGATACGCCGGATGGTCCGGTTCTAAAGAAAAGCAGGGACAGGCTCAAAGACCAGTCATATTTTCTTTACCCCATTGAAAGGGATGTCTTAAGAGCGGTCCTCTTTCCCCTTGGAGAGGAGATTAAGGGCGAACTGAAGGAAAAATCACACCTCGTACACACCGATTACCGGAAGGTAAAAGAAAGCCAGGATATCTGCTTCGTCTCCGGGAACGACTACAGGGAGTTCTTGAATAGGTTTATCCCGCTCAGGAAAGGACCCGCCTATTTCACAGACGGTACGCTCCTTGGGTATCATGAGGGCACTCATCTCTACACCCTGGGGCAGCGGAAGGGATTAGGGATTCCGTTTCGAGAACCCCTATACGTCGTGGAGATCAGGAGCGAGGAAAACACGTTGATTCTGGGCACAAAAGGGCATCTCAATGGGAGACGGCTTGTCGCCGGGGAGATAAACCTGTTCGGGCCCGAGTCAGGGCAATCTTTCGGCAAGGTCCGGTACAGACAGGAGGATGTGCCGTGCGCTTACCGCATCTCAGGCAGCGCCATGGAAGTCGAATTCGATAAACCCATACACGCGATCACGCCCGGACAGTCCGTCGTGCTTTATCAAGACGACATAGTGGTTGCCGGCGGGGTGATCGAAACGGTTCAGCAGGAAGGATGTGCGGCGAATAAGTGTTGA
- a CDS encoding GYD domain-containing protein: MGLYVMFTTLTDEGRKTTKNNPERIKEVDKEVEKMGAKIIAQYAVIGAYDFVTILEAPNNEAIAKVSVELGSRGTIEVETHAAIPIYEFIEKMT; this comes from the coding sequence ATGGGTCTTTATGTAATGTTTACAACCCTGACTGATGAAGGCAGAAAAACGACTAAGAATAACCCCGAAAGGATAAAAGAGGTCGACAAGGAAGTGGAGAAAATGGGCGCCAAGATCATTGCCCAGTATGCTGTCATAGGGGCCTATGATTTTGTGACCATCCTTGAAGCGCCTAATAACGAGGCAATCGCTAAAGTATCCGTCGAACTCGGGTCCAGGGGAACCATAGAGGTTGAAACTCATGCCGCGATCCCCATTTATGAGTTCATCGAAAAGATGACCTGA
- the dtd gene encoding D-tyrosyl-tRNA(Tyr) deacylase — MRAVLQRVKSASVSVGGEIVGKIGPGILALIGIHKDDALRDMEWMADKIVNLRIFETDEGRLDKSLLDTGGELLLVSQFTLYGNCSKGRRPSFSDAMDAAQAKKFFELFVDKVRGKVGRVETGIFQASMEIALVNDGPVTLIIDSRL, encoded by the coding sequence ATGAGGGCGGTTCTGCAGCGCGTCAAAAGTGCGTCCGTTTCCGTGGGCGGAGAAATTGTAGGGAAGATCGGGCCGGGGATACTCGCGCTAATCGGTATACATAAAGACGACGCTCTCAGGGATATGGAGTGGATGGCTGATAAGATCGTCAACTTAAGGATCTTCGAAACCGATGAAGGCAGGCTCGACAAGTCTCTTCTCGACACCGGCGGAGAACTCCTTCTTGTGTCCCAGTTTACCCTTTACGGGAACTGTTCGAAAGGCAGGAGGCCATCCTTTTCAGACGCTATGGATGCGGCTCAGGCAAAGAAGTTTTTTGAGCTTTTCGTTGACAAGGTCCGCGGGAAAGTCGGGAGGGTGGAGACGGGTATCTTCCAGGCCTCCATGGAGATTGCCCTCGTCAATGATGGTCCAGTCACGCTGATTATAGACTCGCGGTTATAG
- the fusA gene encoding elongation factor G codes for MKKYEPATLRNVGIFSHGGEGKTSIVEAMLFLSGENTRLGKVDDGTSLMDYEPEEVERKVTISSSIACFEWGKNKINFIDTPGDDNFVADAKSCMRVVDGAVVVVGAVSGVQVQTEKVWGYANEFRIPACIFINKMDRERADFERALGDVQKNFSDRSVLAIQLPIGKEENFKGIVDLLAMKAYMFKGDASGGFDTVDIPAEYKDEAAKYREKLVESAVETDDEIMERYLNGEDISEEEIEKCLKEGIWTMKIAPVICGSASKNIGIPMLLDTVAKYFPPPAYKAEAEGIDPKTGETIKRTVVADQPFSAYVFKTITDPFAGKLTLFRVYSGEVHPDMTILNTTTDEKERIGQIFYLVGKKQKPAGFASAGDIAVVAKLKSTGTGDTLCDEKTPIKYPGVVSPPPLISFSLQPKAKGDEDKLNTSLSRLMEEDQTVKYTRDEQTKEFILSGMGQVHIEVIVERMKRKFGVEVELKEPKVPYKETIRGTTKVQGKYKKQSGGKGQYGDTWLELAPLQRGSGFEFVDKIVGGAIPRQYIPAVEKGVVEAMNQGILAGYPVTDFKIILYDGSYHDVDSSEMAFKIAASMGFKKGLEMCSPTLLEPITKIEVIVPDEHMGDIMGDLNSRRGKIIGVESKGNNQVVKAAVPMAEILKYAPDLKSMTGGRGTFTMEFSHYEEVPAHILPKIVEAAKKEKEQEK; via the coding sequence ATGAAAAAGTACGAGCCTGCAACATTAAGAAACGTAGGAATTTTTTCGCATGGAGGAGAGGGCAAGACGTCAATTGTTGAGGCTATGCTTTTTCTTTCCGGGGAGAACACGAGACTCGGCAAAGTGGACGACGGTACGTCGCTTATGGACTATGAGCCTGAAGAGGTGGAGCGCAAGGTAACCATATCGTCTTCCATCGCGTGCTTTGAGTGGGGTAAGAACAAGATCAATTTTATCGATACGCCCGGCGACGACAATTTTGTGGCTGACGCAAAGTCATGTATGCGCGTTGTCGACGGCGCGGTGGTGGTCGTAGGGGCGGTATCAGGAGTCCAGGTCCAGACCGAGAAGGTATGGGGCTATGCAAACGAGTTCCGTATCCCGGCGTGCATCTTTATCAACAAGATGGACCGCGAGCGGGCCGATTTCGAGCGTGCTCTTGGGGATGTGCAGAAGAATTTTTCCGACCGGTCGGTCCTTGCCATCCAGCTTCCCATCGGCAAAGAGGAAAACTTTAAGGGTATCGTCGACCTTCTCGCCATGAAGGCATATATGTTCAAAGGGGACGCTTCAGGAGGGTTCGACACGGTCGACATTCCCGCTGAATACAAGGACGAGGCGGCAAAGTACCGCGAAAAACTCGTGGAAAGCGCAGTAGAGACGGACGACGAGATAATGGAGCGCTACTTAAACGGTGAAGATATATCGGAAGAAGAGATAGAGAAGTGCCTGAAGGAAGGCATATGGACCATGAAGATCGCTCCTGTTATCTGCGGCTCAGCCTCAAAAAACATCGGCATCCCCATGCTCCTTGACACGGTGGCGAAGTACTTCCCGCCGCCTGCTTACAAGGCCGAGGCGGAAGGAATTGATCCTAAAACCGGGGAAACCATAAAAAGAACGGTTGTAGCCGATCAGCCTTTCAGCGCTTATGTATTCAAGACAATTACCGATCCTTTTGCAGGTAAACTGACCCTCTTCAGGGTATATTCGGGTGAAGTCCATCCTGATATGACCATTCTCAACACCACGACGGACGAGAAGGAAAGGATCGGACAGATATTTTACCTCGTGGGCAAGAAGCAAAAGCCCGCCGGATTCGCTTCTGCAGGCGACATTGCGGTAGTGGCGAAGCTTAAAAGCACAGGCACGGGCGATACGCTCTGCGACGAGAAGACTCCCATAAAATACCCGGGCGTCGTAAGTCCTCCTCCGCTCATCTCCTTTTCCCTACAGCCAAAGGCAAAGGGCGACGAGGACAAACTCAACACCTCTCTCTCCAGATTGATGGAAGAGGATCAGACCGTCAAATACACGAGGGACGAGCAGACGAAGGAATTCATATTGTCTGGCATGGGACAGGTTCATATAGAAGTAATCGTCGAAAGAATGAAGAGAAAATTCGGCGTGGAAGTGGAACTCAAGGAACCGAAAGTACCTTACAAAGAGACCATCAGAGGGACCACGAAGGTCCAGGGAAAATATAAGAAGCAGTCGGGAGGGAAGGGACAGTACGGCGACACCTGGCTTGAGCTTGCGCCTCTCCAGAGGGGGTCGGGATTCGAGTTTGTTGACAAAATAGTGGGCGGCGCGATCCCAAGGCAGTACATACCGGCCGTGGAGAAGGGTGTTGTGGAAGCCATGAACCAGGGTATCCTTGCGGGTTACCCTGTTACTGATTTCAAGATTATCCTTTACGATGGATCATATCACGATGTCGATTCTTCGGAAATGGCGTTCAAGATCGCCGCGTCCATGGGTTTCAAAAAGGGGCTGGAAATGTGCAGTCCGACCCTTCTTGAGCCGATCACGAAAATAGAAGTAATTGTCCCAGACGAGCACATGGGCGATATCATGGGCGATCTTAACTCAAGGAGAGGTAAAATCATCGGCGTTGAATCAAAGGGGAACAACCAGGTGGTAAAAGCGGCGGTTCCCATGGCGGAGATCCTGAAATATGCACCGGACCTGAAATCCATGACCGGAGGCAGAGGCACCTTCACCATGGAATTCTCTCACTACGAAGAAGTTCCGGCCCACATTCTGCCCAAAATAGTCGAGGCGGCGAAGAAGGAAAAGGAACAGGAGAAGTAA
- a CDS encoding MFS transporter yields MAEERDNRKSVLIVTTVSSFLVPLSLATVNIALPTIGRELGATAIALNWIATAYLLTAAMFLVPFGKMADMFGRRRIFIYGMWWFTATSFCLGMAPSAGVLIFLRALQGVGAAMIFGTAVAIVSSVFPPGERGRALGINIAAVYMGLSCGPFFGGILTQQIGWRSVFFINVPMGLFVILLSIRKLKQEWMEAKGESFDFVGSFIYVLMLLMIMYGFSCLPSAAGGVFILLGAAAVGTLIWWELRTENPVLEIRLFITNKAFTFSNVAALISYSATFAVGFLMSFYLQSIKGLTPQNAGIILVSQPIVQAAFSPLAGRLSDRIEPRRVASAGMTVTAAGLLLLAFLQRETSLTFIAMSLVILGFGFALFSSPNTNAVMSSVEKRFYGIASSTLGTMRLVGQMLSMGIAMLVFAVYMGKTAITPQYNDLLLKSIKVIFSIFVVLCAAGIFASLKRGKLH; encoded by the coding sequence TTGGCGGAAGAGAGAGACAACAGGAAGTCCGTACTGATCGTCACCACGGTTTCGAGCTTTCTCGTACCTTTGTCCCTCGCGACCGTAAATATCGCCCTTCCCACAATCGGAAGAGAGCTGGGCGCGACCGCCATTGCGCTCAACTGGATCGCCACAGCCTATCTCCTCACCGCCGCAATGTTCCTTGTCCCTTTTGGAAAGATGGCGGACATGTTCGGCAGAAGAAGGATCTTTATTTACGGGATGTGGTGGTTTACCGCCACATCTTTTTGTCTCGGCATGGCTCCTTCCGCCGGGGTTCTCATATTCTTAAGAGCCCTCCAGGGTGTGGGCGCCGCCATGATCTTCGGTACAGCCGTCGCCATAGTGAGTTCCGTTTTCCCTCCCGGAGAAAGAGGCAGGGCCTTGGGGATAAACATAGCGGCGGTCTATATGGGCCTCTCATGCGGCCCATTTTTCGGGGGTATACTAACCCAGCAGATAGGGTGGAGAAGCGTCTTTTTCATCAATGTGCCAATGGGGCTTTTTGTCATCCTCCTGAGTATCCGGAAACTGAAGCAGGAATGGATGGAAGCGAAAGGGGAGTCTTTCGATTTCGTTGGCTCCTTTATCTATGTCCTCATGCTGCTTATGATCATGTACGGGTTTTCATGCCTCCCGTCGGCAGCCGGCGGCGTCTTCATCCTTCTCGGGGCGGCGGCTGTCGGGACGCTCATATGGTGGGAACTCCGGACGGAAAACCCCGTTCTCGAAATCAGGCTCTTCATCACCAACAAGGCATTCACCTTTTCGAATGTGGCGGCCCTTATCAGTTACAGCGCCACCTTTGCAGTCGGGTTTCTCATGAGTTTCTACCTCCAAAGCATAAAAGGACTCACGCCGCAAAACGCAGGTATCATTCTTGTATCCCAGCCCATCGTACAAGCCGCTTTCTCGCCCCTTGCCGGCCGGCTCTCCGACCGCATTGAGCCAAGACGGGTGGCGTCGGCAGGGATGACCGTCACCGCAGCGGGCCTCTTATTACTCGCCTTTCTGCAAAGGGAGACCTCTTTGACCTTCATCGCCATGAGTCTCGTGATCCTCGGGTTCGGTTTTGCCCTTTTCTCCTCGCCCAATACAAATGCAGTCATGTCCTCGGTGGAGAAAAGGTTTTACGGAATCGCCTCCTCGACCCTTGGGACCATGCGCCTCGTGGGGCAGATGCTGAGCATGGGCATCGCCATGCTGGTTTTCGCGGTCTATATGGGAAAGACCGCTATCACTCCGCAGTATAATGACCTTCTTCTGAAAAGCATCAAAGTTATTTTCAGCATTTTTGTGGTCCTCTGCGCGGCCGGGATATTTGCGTCGCTTAAACGGGGAAAACTCCACTAA